A region of Thermococcus argininiproducens DNA encodes the following proteins:
- a CDS encoding 7-cyano-7-deazaguanine synthase, giving the protein MLKCSLCIYDERTAKIRIVDGKPLCKECIHYLAHKPDKNKIRGELEALMANVDRAIVAFSGGKDSTVALYLAKEFYNIEAEAVMVDHGFIAKEAIANAKRIAQYLDVPLTILRYDYSDIFKEAFLKAKSPCRKCSSRTMRRLRKYALKKGIKYIITGHELPFGHHPYRLMSDGIIQIRLLSLMTEKERFKILEKLPFKFPELAGYTTNCLVLGPALKKYYEKHGYSFEMRRIAALVRYGLISKEKALKKISKPEVPEEIERKIYKCLNI; this is encoded by the coding sequence ATGCTCAAATGTTCACTTTGCATATATGATGAAAGAACAGCAAAGATCAGAATTGTAGATGGAAAGCCTCTATGCAAAGAATGCATACACTATCTCGCCCATAAGCCTGATAAGAATAAGATAAGGGGAGAACTAGAAGCACTAATGGCAAATGTAGATAGGGCAATAGTCGCTTTTTCTGGAGGAAAAGACAGCACTGTTGCTCTTTATCTTGCAAAAGAATTTTATAACATTGAAGCTGAGGCTGTGATGGTTGATCATGGCTTCATAGCAAAAGAGGCTATAGCAAATGCTAAAAGAATAGCCCAGTACTTAGATGTTCCTTTAACCATTCTCCGATATGATTACTCTGATATCTTTAAAGAAGCATTCCTCAAAGCTAAGTCCCCATGTAGGAAATGTTCATCCAGAACTATGAGAAGACTTAGAAAATATGCTCTAAAAAAGGGAATCAAGTATATAATCACAGGGCATGAACTTCCCTTTGGTCATCACCCCTACAGATTAATGAGTGATGGAATTATTCAGATCCGGCTGTTAAGCCTTATGACAGAGAAAGAAAGGTTTAAGATTCTTGAAAAACTCCCCTTCAAGTTTCCAGAGTTAGCGGGCTATACAACAAATTGCCTTGTTCTAGGACCTGCTCTCAAGAAATATTATGAGAAACACGGCTACAGCTTTGAGATGCGGAGGATAGCAGCACTGGTGAGGTACGGATTGATCAGTAAGGAAAAAGCTCTAAAAAAGATCAGCAAACCAGAAGTTCCTGAAGAAATTGAAAGGAAGATTTACAAATGTTTGAATATTTAG
- a CDS encoding AI-2E family transporter: protein MKTEEVIWGAVALIILYLAWKTIGPLLSAIFFAGVLAYAVLPLHRRLIQKTTPKNSALLLIAFVIGISALITAELVLIIKNLIISFYEDIMTFVSWSLELELPFGTHDVLQKLYSQITPKLTEYVQNYAFSVPKYLLQLVVFLATFYAFLSNSEEIKQQIHALIPGGHEDLGKKLLKRADVTLQALIRAWLLLNIAKGIFMTLGFWVFGITDFSTALLLGLLTMLFSFIPLFEGWMIWLVGALYLFKSGMLLKGIVLSIYGAVLVSPLPDFTIRPRLVAKEAKLDETMVLVGMIGGAWSFGIKGLIIGPIVLNLVVALLKEWKRLKAL from the coding sequence ATGAAGACAGAAGAAGTTATATGGGGAGCTGTTGCCCTTATAATCCTCTACCTTGCATGGAAAACAATAGGCCCTCTGCTGTCAGCAATATTCTTCGCTGGAGTTTTAGCCTATGCGGTGCTGCCCCTTCACAGGCGTCTTATACAGAAGACAACACCAAAAAACTCTGCTTTACTGCTAATAGCATTCGTTATTGGGATCTCTGCTTTGATAACAGCCGAGCTTGTCCTGATTATAAAAAATCTTATCATATCTTTTTACGAGGACATAATGACCTTTGTCTCATGGAGCCTGGAACTTGAACTTCCCTTCGGAACACACGATGTTCTCCAGAAACTGTACAGCCAGATTACGCCAAAACTGACTGAATATGTTCAGAACTACGCCTTTTCAGTTCCCAAATATCTCCTCCAGCTTGTGGTTTTCTTGGCAACGTTCTACGCTTTCCTCTCAAACTCTGAAGAGATAAAACAACAAATACATGCCCTAATCCCTGGGGGGCATGAAGACTTAGGAAAGAAGCTCTTAAAAAGAGCTGACGTTACTTTACAAGCCCTCATCCGAGCGTGGCTCCTCCTTAACATTGCTAAAGGGATTTTCATGACCCTAGGGTTTTGGGTATTTGGGATTACAGACTTCTCAACCGCCCTGCTACTAGGATTACTAACCATGCTCTTCAGCTTTATTCCCCTATTCGAAGGGTGGATGATATGGCTTGTTGGGGCGTTATACCTCTTTAAAAGCGGGATGCTTCTTAAAGGCATAGTACTTTCAATCTACGGTGCAGTTTTAGTATCACCTCTCCCTGACTTTACTATAAGACCCAGATTGGTGGCTAAAGAGGCAAAACTAGATGAAACAATGGTACTTGTAGGAATGATTGGCGGAGCATGGAGTTTTGGAATAAAGGGACTAATAATCGGCCCCATAGTACTAAATTTAGTAGTAGCTCTATTAAAAGAGTGGAAAAGACTCAAAGCTCTGTAG
- a CDS encoding nicotinamidase: MEALIIVDMQRDFMPGGALAVPEGDKIIPKIEDLVKTFKKRGSLIVATRDWHPPNHVSFKERGGPWPRHCVQNTEGAEIVVELPEDAIIISKADEPDKEAYSGFEGTNLAEILNERGVKKVYLCGVATEYCVRATALDALKEGFEVYLLQDAIKGINAEDEKRALRELRERGANIIDSTEL, translated from the coding sequence ATGGAGGCTTTGATAATAGTTGATATGCAGAGGGATTTTATGCCTGGAGGAGCATTAGCAGTGCCAGAAGGGGACAAGATAATCCCAAAGATTGAAGATCTTGTTAAAACGTTTAAGAAAAGGGGATCACTAATAGTTGCCACCAGAGATTGGCATCCACCCAATCACGTGAGTTTCAAGGAGAGAGGGGGACCATGGCCTAGGCACTGTGTCCAAAACACTGAAGGGGCAGAGATAGTAGTTGAACTTCCCGAGGATGCGATAATAATCTCGAAAGCAGATGAGCCAGATAAAGAGGCCTATTCAGGCTTTGAAGGAACGAACTTAGCTGAAATCCTCAACGAGAGAGGAGTTAAAAAAGTCTATCTCTGTGGGGTTGCAACTGAGTACTGTGTTAGAGCAACGGCCTTAGATGCATTGAAAGAGGGCTTTGAAGTTTATCTTCTTCAAGACGCAATAAAAGGTATAAATGCGGAAGACGAAAAAAGAGCCCTAAGAGAGTTAAGAGAAAGAGGGGCAAATATTATTGATTCTACAGAGCTTTGA
- a CDS encoding PaaI family thioesterase: MEQRTHRLTSKDLVGKVRKIGEGYAEVELKAIEEMRVDEYGLIHGGFTFGLADYAAMLAVNEPTVVLGRAEVKFTKPVKIGDKLLAKAKITEDQGRRKIVFVEVFNQENDKVFEGTFYCYVLEKHVLD, translated from the coding sequence ATGGAACAAAGAACCCACCGTTTAACTTCAAAAGATCTCGTTGGAAAAGTGAGAAAGATTGGAGAGGGATACGCAGAAGTTGAGCTTAAGGCCATAGAAGAAATGAGAGTAGATGAATACGGATTAATTCATGGAGGTTTTACATTTGGCCTTGCAGACTACGCAGCGATGCTTGCAGTTAACGAGCCCACTGTAGTACTGGGAAGGGCAGAGGTAAAGTTTACCAAACCCGTTAAGATTGGAGACAAACTCTTAGCAAAGGCAAAAATAACGGAAGACCAAGGAAGGAGAAAAATAGTATTCGTTGAGGTTTTTAACCAAGAGAATGATAAAGTTTTCGAGGGGACGTTTTACTGCTACGTTTTAGAGAAGCATGTCCTCGACTGA
- a CDS encoding PadR family transcriptional regulator yields the protein MMRRLILGFMGLHILHHASKEPISGSFMMEELKKHDYNVSPGTMYPLLQKMERLGLLKSHWEIRNGRRVRFYEITPKGLQMLEEGKKRIKELCMEILGDPHEQ from the coding sequence ATGATGAGACGTCTCATTCTCGGCTTTATGGGTCTACATATTCTCCACCATGCAAGCAAAGAGCCTATAAGTGGAAGTTTTATGATGGAAGAACTCAAAAAACATGATTATAATGTCAGTCCTGGGACAATGTATCCCTTACTCCAAAAAATGGAGAGATTAGGCCTCTTAAAAAGCCACTGGGAAATACGAAATGGCAGGCGTGTTAGGTTCTACGAAATAACCCCCAAAGGTCTTCAAATGCTTGAAGAAGGAAAAAAGAGAATAAAAGAGCTCTGTATGGAGATCTTGGGTGATCCACATGAGCAATGA
- a CDS encoding MFS transporter — protein MSNEQKKIFGISWNVFLLGLVSFLNDMSSEMIAPIVPTYLTDVLGIGKAISGSIMGLIESLSSLFKVLFGYISDVFRKRKVFVALGYLLSTISKGALAFTRSWWDFLTLRVLDRVGKGIRTAPRDALIAESSEKGKSGRSFGFHRMMDTLGAVAGPLVAIGLLALLKNYPIRVAYQYVFLLSAIPGIVGILLVVFLVKDKGEEVKKKIKGISALKSRNLRMFLGIVALGALGRYSYAFTLWKAKELGYSVVQGLGFYAIFNAIYAFSAYPIGYYSDKVSKKSIITLGFGVAALASLLFAYSKNLPMLLAAFIFYGVYIAIEDTIPRAYMADLAKDFEKGTVIGAYHTIFGIFVFPASIIVGYLWQEYSLKIGFLYAAIINTLAMILMVSFVRD, from the coding sequence ATGAGCAATGAACAAAAGAAGATCTTTGGAATAAGCTGGAACGTATTCCTCCTTGGTCTTGTAAGTTTTTTAAATGACATGAGCAGTGAAATGATAGCACCAATAGTCCCTACATATTTGACAGACGTTCTTGGGATTGGAAAGGCCATAAGTGGTTCAATAATGGGACTCATAGAGAGTTTAAGTTCACTATTTAAAGTTCTTTTTGGTTACATAAGTGATGTTTTTAGGAAAAGAAAAGTATTTGTTGCTCTTGGTTACCTACTATCAACAATATCAAAAGGTGCTTTAGCGTTTACACGCTCATGGTGGGATTTTTTAACTCTCAGAGTTCTTGATAGAGTTGGAAAAGGCATAAGAACGGCCCCTAGGGATGCCCTTATAGCTGAATCAAGTGAAAAGGGAAAAAGCGGAAGATCATTTGGTTTTCACAGAATGATGGATACTCTTGGAGCCGTGGCTGGACCATTAGTTGCAATAGGTTTGTTAGCTCTCCTAAAGAATTACCCAATACGAGTAGCATACCAATATGTATTTTTGCTTTCAGCCATTCCAGGTATTGTAGGCATCTTACTAGTGGTGTTTTTGGTTAAAGACAAGGGTGAAGAGGTTAAGAAAAAGATAAAGGGAATATCTGCTCTTAAAAGCCGAAATTTGCGGATGTTCTTAGGGATAGTCGCTCTTGGGGCTCTTGGGAGATACAGCTATGCATTTACACTTTGGAAGGCTAAGGAACTTGGCTATTCTGTCGTCCAAGGTCTCGGGTTTTATGCAATTTTCAATGCAATTTATGCTTTCTCAGCATATCCCATAGGATACTACTCAGATAAGGTCAGTAAAAAAAGTATCATAACTCTTGGCTTCGGAGTAGCAGCCCTAGCTTCACTTTTATTTGCGTATTCAAAAAACCTACCTATGCTTTTGGCGGCATTCATATTTTATGGCGTTTATATAGCCATTGAAGACACAATCCCAAGGGCTTATATGGCAGATCTTGCAAAGGATTTTGAAAAAGGAACTGTGATTGGAGCGTATCATACCATTTTCGGGATCTTCGTATTCCCTGCATCAATAATAGTGGGTTATCTTTGGCAAGAGTATTCCCTTAAGATAGGCTTTCTCTATGCAGCAATCATTAATACCCTTGCCATGATATTGATGGTGAGCTTTGTACGGGACTAA
- a CDS encoding asparaginase, which translates to MKRILIIGTGGTIASTKTEAGYKSVLSVDEILNLAGIKLRNGYKIDRANVLNLDSTLIQPEDWEIIAKEVFKALDEYDGIVITHGTDTLGYTASMLSFMLRNVNKPVVLTGSMLPITEKGSDAPRNLKAAIKFAMEEVAGVFVAFMDKIMLGCRASKVRALGLNAFMSINYPDVAYVKGEKILYNISKEKFRPNGEPQLDIKYDPRVVFLRIIPGLGEEVIEAIINTGYRGIVLEGYGAGGIPYRKRNLLDKIKEIAPKIPVVMTTQAIHDGVDMTKYEVGRKALETGIIPAKDMTKEATVTKLMWALGHTKDVEEVRKIMHTNYVNEIEG; encoded by the coding sequence ATGAAAAGAATTTTAATCATTGGCACCGGTGGTACAATTGCAAGTACAAAGACTGAAGCAGGCTATAAAAGTGTCCTTAGTGTGGACGAGATTCTCAATCTAGCCGGAATAAAACTAAGAAATGGATATAAAATAGACAGAGCCAATGTTCTGAACCTAGACAGCACTTTAATACAACCTGAAGACTGGGAAATTATAGCTAAGGAAGTTTTCAAAGCTCTTGACGAATACGACGGAATAGTTATAACCCACGGGACTGATACTCTAGGATATACGGCTTCAATGCTAAGTTTCATGTTAAGAAACGTTAACAAGCCAGTTGTGTTAACCGGTTCTATGCTACCGATCACAGAAAAGGGGAGTGACGCCCCCAGGAATCTCAAGGCTGCCATAAAGTTTGCAATGGAGGAGGTTGCAGGAGTTTTCGTTGCTTTCATGGACAAAATAATGCTTGGATGCAGAGCTTCTAAAGTTAGGGCTTTGGGACTAAACGCTTTCATGAGTATAAACTATCCCGATGTTGCCTATGTAAAGGGTGAAAAGATTTTGTATAACATTTCCAAGGAAAAATTCAGACCAAATGGTGAGCCTCAACTGGATATAAAATACGATCCACGCGTTGTGTTTTTAAGAATCATTCCTGGACTAGGCGAGGAGGTTATAGAGGCTATCATTAACACAGGATATAGAGGGATAGTTCTAGAAGGATACGGGGCTGGAGGTATTCCATATAGAAAGAGAAACCTACTGGATAAAATAAAAGAAATTGCTCCAAAAATCCCAGTGGTGATGACAACTCAAGCCATCCACGATGGGGTTGATATGACAAAATACGAAGTAGGACGAAAGGCATTAGAGACTGGAATCATCCCTGCAAAAGATATGACAAAGGAAGCAACTGTTACAAAACTTATGTGGGCACTTGGACACACAAAAGACGTGGAAGAGGTAAGAAAAATAATGCACACGAACTACGTAAATGAAATAGAAGGTTAA
- a CDS encoding PEGA domain-containing protein, producing MKRLILFLFSMLFFTGNSFAYLGFWWGYTFTRNVSGISGNGSFVVVGINAKCYYESEVNRGMYEVCDGNASVYFFRNGEILWSKEMLGDFILSISYHNTTIALAVQENSTGYVYLIRNDGKILWKKECPWVNNVFVMRRYVIAGDSRGYVYLFNREGRLLWKLKLGDRLFVNGEYMITGSSSNGTVYFIRLIDDNTKMLWEYQTNYVYKVLIGGNSSLVVSFDTYQELYFKKNASILLFSRNGTLFWKRKFRSLVDVEISNNGKYIGVITPSELYFLNMNGKLLWSKNIKDIADVSLFDKSLIVATKRGKIYVFNESGKRDLAFETGKTIRHTIYVDNHVIASGNGFYVFKALSYEPSTLMILAPYGEIHLNGTYIADAPNNITLVPGRYEVRVTRDGCINHVENISLGSGEVKIVKIKGIGYLNVFSNVSNAEVYVNGTSVGIVPLLQYELPEGKYYIEVVAKGYKNYTQEVLVASCEHEVINATLYPLFSKNSEPKIDNTSNVPEMESSISNNLLFLVPLLVVVILIIILMHKR from the coding sequence ATGAAGCGTCTAATCTTGTTTTTATTTTCCATGCTTTTCTTCACTGGTAATTCATTTGCTTATTTAGGTTTTTGGTGGGGTTACACGTTTACTCGCAATGTTTCTGGAATTTCTGGGAATGGAAGTTTTGTGGTAGTTGGAATTAATGCCAAATGTTATTATGAATCTGAGGTAAATAGGGGAATGTATGAGGTATGTGATGGAAATGCGAGTGTATACTTCTTTAGAAATGGGGAGATTTTATGGAGTAAGGAGATGTTAGGGGATTTTATACTTTCAATTTCGTATCACAACACTACAATAGCGCTCGCCGTTCAAGAAAATTCAACTGGATATGTATATCTCATTAGGAATGATGGCAAAATACTCTGGAAAAAAGAGTGCCCATGGGTCAATAATGTTTTTGTGATGAGAAGATATGTAATTGCTGGGGATTCTAGGGGTTATGTTTATCTCTTCAATAGAGAAGGGAGATTATTATGGAAATTAAAACTTGGAGATAGATTGTTTGTAAATGGTGAATACATGATAACTGGAAGTTCAAGTAATGGTACAGTTTATTTTATTAGACTCATAGATGACAATACTAAAATGTTATGGGAGTACCAGACTAATTATGTCTACAAAGTTTTGATAGGTGGAAACAGTTCACTTGTTGTAAGCTTTGATACTTATCAAGAACTCTATTTTAAGAAAAATGCAAGTATTTTACTTTTTAGTAGAAATGGTACTCTCTTTTGGAAAAGAAAATTCAGATCACTTGTGGATGTTGAGATATCAAATAATGGTAAATACATTGGTGTCATAACTCCCTCTGAATTATACTTTTTGAATATGAACGGAAAGCTTCTGTGGAGTAAAAATATTAAAGATATCGCTGATGTTTCACTGTTTGATAAAAGTTTAATAGTTGCAACAAAGAGGGGGAAGATATATGTTTTTAATGAGAGCGGAAAGAGAGATCTCGCGTTTGAAACTGGAAAAACTATTAGGCATACCATCTATGTAGATAATCATGTAATTGCAAGTGGGAACGGGTTTTATGTTTTTAAAGCATTGTCATATGAGCCCTCAACTCTCATGATACTTGCACCCTATGGGGAAATTCATTTGAATGGTACATATATTGCAGACGCCCCTAACAACATTACTCTAGTTCCTGGAAGATATGAAGTTAGAGTGACTAGGGATGGGTGCATTAATCATGTTGAGAACATCTCTCTTGGGTCTGGAGAAGTTAAAATTGTTAAGATTAAAGGAATAGGCTATTTGAATGTATTTTCAAATGTCTCTAATGCAGAAGTTTATGTAAATGGAACAAGTGTAGGAATAGTACCTCTTTTGCAATATGAACTGCCAGAAGGTAAATATTATATTGAGGTTGTAGCTAAAGGATACAAAAATTATACTCAAGAGGTTCTCGTAGCTTCGTGTGAACACGAGGTTATTAACGCCACTCTTTATCCCCTATTTTCGAAAAACTCAGAACCAAAAATAGATAATACTTCGAACGTCCCAGAAATGGAGTCGAGTATAAGTAATAACCTACTATTTTTGGTTCCTTTATTAGTTGTTGTTATATTAATAATCATCTTAATGCACAAAAGATAG
- a CDS encoding DHH family phosphoesterase gives MVVKDCPECHGSGKVKSGEKECEICNGWGYVSADFKVGDKLKGYRNLEYFGVEDEVDEIPCPECHGKGVVPVYDTCPTCGGTGRVLACDICGKIKEPWEPGMESSWVCSECERRYKVVYILDKTCDYEDVEVGKVYKGVIERVERFGVFVGLNPHVTGLIKKKDLLGRREYKPGEEILIQVLDVRPEKKEVDLIESALRHYKEVYVRKELPITEIGELTKEMAGKTIRIRGKVTQIQVTGGPTVFTITDGTGVTWAAAFEAPGVRAYPNIEVGDIVEIIGKVSFHAGEIQIETSDMSRLWGPDAAEVKKKIEEELNKRAQPADVGFLIKSEVLEKLKPKIMEAAFIIRKAVFEGRPIIVRHHADTDGYTAGLALEYAIVPLLEEFSPDPQAKWKFFKRRPSRAPFYELEDVLKDIIFMIEDHERFGDPLPLLVIVDNGGTVEDIPAYKRIKAYGVPIVVVDHHDPREFISEDKAAVDEYVDVHVNPHLVKRGYYELTAGMLATELARFIYPPVEEKIRHLPAIAGTGDRSDAPEFEQYLKIAKEVKGLEEEDLKKIAEVIDHESYYWKFMDGHGIIDEILLLTGNLQRHRKLIDSIYPEVVEKQEKALKASLPHVKSIVLPNGIRFNTIDIELYAPKFEYPAPGKLSGLIHDYFKEQHGEDSPILTLAYGPDFAVVRASDGMQVYNFDLNLIIKVLQEKLPDAGVEGGGHSFAGSIKFFEGKRKEVLEEFAKQVVKLKKGL, from the coding sequence ATGGTGGTTAAAGATTGTCCCGAATGCCATGGAAGCGGGAAGGTAAAGAGCGGTGAGAAAGAGTGTGAAATTTGTAATGGGTGGGGATATGTATCTGCGGATTTCAAAGTGGGGGATAAGCTTAAAGGTTATCGTAATCTTGAGTACTTCGGAGTAGAGGATGAAGTGGATGAAATTCCATGTCCTGAATGTCATGGAAAAGGTGTTGTACCTGTCTATGATACATGCCCTACATGCGGGGGAACAGGAAGAGTTTTAGCGTGTGACATCTGTGGGAAAATCAAAGAGCCTTGGGAACCTGGTATGGAGTCTTCTTGGGTATGTTCTGAGTGTGAAAGGAGATATAAAGTAGTTTATATTCTAGACAAGACCTGTGATTATGAAGATGTAGAAGTTGGGAAGGTCTACAAAGGTGTTATTGAGAGAGTGGAACGTTTTGGAGTCTTTGTAGGCCTTAATCCACATGTAACAGGTTTAATAAAGAAAAAAGATCTCCTCGGCAGACGAGAGTACAAACCAGGAGAGGAGATACTAATCCAAGTTTTGGACGTAAGGCCAGAGAAAAAAGAGGTGGATCTCATAGAGTCTGCTTTAAGACACTATAAAGAGGTCTACGTAAGAAAAGAGCTTCCAATTACAGAGATTGGAGAGTTAACCAAGGAAATGGCCGGAAAAACTATCAGGATTAGAGGGAAAGTGACTCAAATTCAGGTTACTGGAGGTCCAACAGTTTTCACGATAACCGATGGAACGGGTGTAACGTGGGCGGCTGCCTTCGAGGCTCCTGGAGTGAGAGCGTATCCAAATATTGAAGTGGGAGACATAGTTGAAATAATTGGGAAGGTTTCCTTCCATGCAGGAGAAATTCAAATAGAAACTAGCGATATGTCCCGCCTTTGGGGTCCTGATGCAGCAGAGGTTAAGAAGAAGATTGAAGAAGAGCTTAACAAAAGAGCACAACCTGCAGATGTTGGCTTTCTTATTAAAAGTGAAGTTTTAGAGAAGTTAAAGCCCAAGATTATGGAAGCCGCGTTTATAATCAGAAAGGCCGTTTTTGAAGGGAGGCCAATAATTGTGAGACATCATGCTGACACAGATGGATATACCGCTGGCCTTGCACTTGAATATGCCATCGTACCTCTTCTGGAGGAATTTTCGCCAGATCCGCAGGCAAAATGGAAGTTCTTTAAGAGAAGACCGAGCAGGGCCCCCTTTTATGAACTTGAGGACGTGCTTAAAGACATAATTTTCATGATTGAGGACCATGAGAGGTTTGGCGATCCACTTCCACTTCTTGTTATAGTAGATAACGGAGGAACAGTAGAGGATATTCCGGCATACAAGCGTATAAAGGCTTATGGGGTCCCAATAGTTGTCGTTGATCATCATGATCCGAGAGAATTCATAAGTGAAGATAAGGCGGCTGTTGATGAATATGTAGATGTTCATGTGAACCCCCACCTAGTGAAGAGGGGTTATTATGAACTAACAGCTGGTATGCTTGCTACTGAATTAGCACGCTTTATATATCCTCCAGTTGAGGAGAAAATCCGTCATCTTCCAGCAATAGCTGGAACTGGAGATAGGAGTGATGCTCCAGAGTTTGAACAATACTTGAAAATTGCGAAAGAGGTAAAAGGTCTCGAAGAAGAGGACCTCAAGAAGATAGCAGAAGTCATTGATCATGAATCATACTACTGGAAATTTATGGATGGACACGGTATCATAGATGAAATACTTCTTCTCACAGGCAATCTACAAAGGCATAGAAAGTTAATAGACTCTATCTACCCCGAGGTAGTGGAAAAGCAAGAAAAAGCATTGAAAGCGTCATTACCTCATGTTAAGAGCATTGTGCTACCAAATGGAATAAGGTTTAACACAATAGATATTGAGCTGTACGCTCCGAAGTTTGAGTATCCTGCTCCAGGAAAGCTCAGTGGACTAATCCATGACTATTTCAAAGAGCAGCATGGTGAGGATAGCCCGATTTTAACCCTTGCATATGGGCCAGACTTTGCAGTAGTTAGGGCAAGTGACGGGATGCAGGTTTATAATTTTGATTTAAATCTCATAATAAAAGTACTTCAGGAAAAACTACCTGATGCTGGGGTTGAAGGTGGTGGTCACAGCTTTGCAGGTTCAATAAAGTTCTTTGAGGGCAAAAGAAAGGAGGTTCTTGAGGAATTTGCAAAACAAGTGGTGAAATTAAAAAAGGGTTTATGA
- a CDS encoding MFS transporter, whose product MSIQNYRGFSRDAKLVIVYSFMGWLGGNIAWFILPFYYSSLGMNFSKIGVLFSISTIFQASLLLASGQISVKLGYRRTILVAVGLFFIGRLLQVFVPQFWAFALASAIFGIGMALEGPALMSLLSEEVSEEKRHYLFSLNAALGTIGAALGMYLGGLLPKLLDGSNPYKMTLLFVALLIPIQGIFIFLVSPVLGREEKKLKLERELMVKILKFSLPSALIGLGAGVTIPYMGLWFNKRFGTSLESIGGLFALQQFIMGIGTFTLPMIADKFGSVKTIVGFNGSATALILMMPLSPTFPVAAVIYTIRTIFMNIVNPIWDAFMMRFFTKEERATALALRNLSWTATFGIGQLIGGRIFDLSLTVPFFITGGLYALSMVTFWVLFAKED is encoded by the coding sequence ATGTCGATTCAGAACTATCGTGGTTTTAGCAGAGATGCAAAACTTGTCATAGTTTATTCCTTTATGGGCTGGTTAGGTGGGAATATAGCGTGGTTTATACTCCCTTTTTATTACTCCTCCCTTGGAATGAACTTCTCTAAAATTGGTGTTCTCTTCTCCATTTCAACAATATTCCAGGCCTCCTTGCTTTTAGCTTCGGGACAAATAAGTGTTAAGTTGGGGTATAGAAGGACAATTTTAGTAGCAGTGGGTCTATTCTTTATTGGTAGGCTCCTCCAGGTTTTTGTGCCTCAATTTTGGGCTTTTGCCCTTGCGTCGGCAATATTTGGTATTGGCATGGCATTAGAAGGCCCTGCATTAATGTCTCTCTTAAGCGAAGAGGTAAGTGAAGAGAAAAGACATTATCTTTTTAGCTTGAATGCTGCGCTGGGAACAATTGGGGCAGCACTAGGTATGTATCTAGGTGGCTTGTTACCAAAGCTCCTAGATGGTTCGAACCCCTATAAGATGACTCTTTTATTTGTTGCTTTATTAATCCCAATCCAAGGGATCTTTATTTTCCTTGTTTCACCAGTTTTGGGAAGAGAGGAGAAGAAACTTAAGCTTGAGAGAGAACTCATGGTCAAGATCCTTAAATTCTCCCTTCCATCGGCTTTAATAGGTCTTGGTGCTGGAGTTACGATTCCTTACATGGGTTTATGGTTCAACAAGCGATTTGGGACTAGCTTGGAAAGTATTGGTGGACTTTTTGCACTTCAACAGTTTATAATGGGAATTGGAACATTTACCCTTCCAATGATCGCGGATAAGTTTGGAAGTGTGAAGACAATAGTGGGCTTCAATGGCAGCGCAACTGCTTTGATATTGATGATGCCTTTGTCTCCAACTTTCCCTGTGGCCGCGGTCATATATACTATTAGAACGATCTTTATGAACATTGTTAATCCAATATGGGATGCCTTTATGATGCGTTTCTTTACCAAAGAAGAGAGAGCAACAGCTTTGGCCTTGAGGAACCTATCTTGGACAGCTACTTTCGGTATAGGCCAACTTATTGGGGGGAGAATATTCGATCTCTCTTTAACAGTGCCGTTTTTCATAACTGGGGGGCTCTATGCGCTTTCCATGGTAACTTTCTGGGTATTGTTTGCCAAGGAAGATTAA